A DNA window from Leopardus geoffroyi isolate Oge1 chromosome A1, O.geoffroyi_Oge1_pat1.0, whole genome shotgun sequence contains the following coding sequences:
- the LOC123581635 gene encoding NADH dehydrogenase [ubiquinone] 1 alpha subcomplex subunit 1-like, whose protein sequence is MARRRNHYHQFLYKGAGKEGLVPGSRSAIWFEILPGIGVMAVCLVIPGIATAHIHRLCNGGKEKRVAYYRYQWSLMQRDGRISGVNRYYVSKGLENID, encoded by the exons ATGGCCCGGCGTAGAAATCACTACCATCAATTTTTGTACAAG GGGGCCGGGAAGGAGGGGCTTGTTCCTGGCAGCCGCAGCGCGATATGGTTCGAGATTCTTCCCGGGATCGGCGTCATGGCCGTGTGCTTGGTCATCCCCGGCATCGCCACTGCGCACATCCACAGGTTGTGTAACGGGGGCAAGGAAAAAAGGGTTGCCTATTATCGGTATCAGTGGAGTTTGATGCAAAGAGACGGGCGCATCTCTGGAGTTAATCGTTACTATGTGTCAAAGGGTTTGGAAAACATTGATTAA